In Nostoc sp. UHCC 0926, a single genomic region encodes these proteins:
- the metE gene encoding 5-methyltetrahydropteroyltriglutamate--homocysteine S-methyltransferase, translating to MQIQTATLGYPRIGKNREVKKALEAFWSGKLEAESLLQTVRQVEESNWKTQLEAGIDRIGIGDTTLYDHVLDWIFRFGLIPERFQQFSGLERYFAMARGREGIPALEMTKWFDTNYHYLVPEIAEKTLSVDFSDFLERVSRAQKILGKRAIPIIIGPCTLLRLSKLELNIDQAVSKFIPLYINLLTELKNLGVEEVQIHEPALVLSDAKSWKEHFQKVYQSLSLVGIPLHLVTYFDDLGETYPWVMELPVSAISLDFTRGRNLELIKNYGFPEDKRLGAGVVDARNIWQIRPEKVIPLLDTIKSLVANFDVQPSASLQFVPYDVKREKRLPEALRDVLSFAEQKLQEVVILAKNIRGDHTRTEIQLIADRQNNFYQFSPANQSVQERLKTLKIDDFQRSLSYGLRLDSQISLPLFPTTTIGSFPQTSEVRQLRVRYKRGELSQSEYEAAIDVQIAESIKLQEELGLDVLVHGEFERTDMVEFFGQQLSGFAFTENGWVQSYGSRYVRPPIIYGDVVRTEPMTVREFKVAQSLTKKPVKGMLTAPVTILNWSYPRTDISRSEQAFQIALALRDEVADLEAAGAKVIQVDEPALREGLPLKIERWNEYLSWAVDAFRLATAVAQPQTQIHTHMCYCEFGDIIKDIERLDADVISIENSRSNNQTLREITEGGYSHQVGNGVYDIHSPVVPTTEQILQQLRTGVANLPLKQIWVNPDCGLKTRRWSEVIPALKNMVEATKVLREEIITSNKSN from the coding sequence ATGCAGATTCAAACAGCAACATTAGGCTATCCCCGTATTGGTAAAAATCGGGAAGTTAAAAAAGCACTAGAAGCATTTTGGAGTGGCAAGCTAGAGGCAGAGTCATTATTACAAACCGTGCGACAAGTTGAGGAATCTAACTGGAAAACCCAACTTGAAGCCGGAATTGATCGCATTGGGATTGGAGACACAACTCTCTACGACCATGTACTTGACTGGATATTTCGTTTTGGGCTAATTCCTGAAAGATTCCAACAATTTAGTGGGTTAGAACGCTACTTTGCAATGGCGCGAGGTCGAGAAGGAATTCCAGCGTTGGAAATGACCAAGTGGTTTGATACTAACTATCACTATCTCGTCCCTGAAATTGCAGAGAAAACATTATCAGTAGACTTTAGTGACTTTTTAGAACGAGTTAGCCGCGCTCAAAAAATATTAGGTAAACGGGCAATTCCTATTATAATAGGCCCCTGTACTCTGCTTCGCCTGAGCAAGTTAGAACTAAATATTGACCAAGCGGTATCAAAGTTCATCCCGCTTTACATCAACCTTCTCACTGAATTAAAAAATTTGGGAGTAGAAGAAGTACAAATACATGAACCTGCACTTGTTTTAAGTGATGCTAAATCCTGGAAAGAACATTTCCAAAAAGTTTATCAATCACTTTCGTTAGTTGGAATACCTCTACACTTGGTTACTTACTTTGATGATTTGGGGGAAACCTATCCTTGGGTGATGGAATTACCTGTCAGCGCAATTAGTTTAGATTTCACACGGGGACGAAACTTAGAGTTAATTAAAAATTACGGTTTCCCTGAAGATAAGCGTCTGGGAGCAGGGGTTGTAGATGCCAGGAATATTTGGCAAATTCGCCCAGAAAAAGTTATTCCGTTATTAGATACAATTAAAAGTTTAGTTGCAAACTTTGATGTACAACCATCAGCTTCTTTGCAATTTGTTCCCTACGATGTGAAACGAGAAAAACGATTGCCAGAAGCACTACGTGATGTCTTGAGTTTTGCTGAACAGAAACTGCAAGAAGTAGTGATTCTTGCAAAAAACATTCGGGGTGATCATACCAGAACTGAAATTCAATTAATTGCTGATAGACAAAATAATTTTTATCAGTTTAGTCCAGCCAATCAGTCAGTTCAAGAAAGACTAAAAACTCTAAAGATTGATGATTTTCAGCGCTCATTATCCTATGGATTGCGGCTTGATTCCCAAATTTCTCTGCCTCTGTTCCCGACAACTACAATTGGTTCCTTTCCCCAAACTTCTGAAGTTCGCCAACTGCGAGTGCGCTACAAACGGGGTGAATTAAGTCAGTCGGAATACGAAGCTGCAATTGATGTTCAAATTGCTGAGAGCATTAAACTACAGGAGGAATTAGGGTTAGATGTTTTAGTTCATGGTGAATTTGAACGCACCGACATGGTGGAATTTTTTGGACAGCAGTTATCGGGCTTTGCTTTCACTGAAAATGGTTGGGTACAAAGCTACGGTAGCCGTTATGTTCGTCCGCCAATAATTTATGGTGATGTGGTTCGCACTGAACCAATGACGGTACGTGAGTTTAAAGTCGCACAATCATTGACTAAAAAACCTGTAAAAGGGATGTTGACTGCTCCTGTAACTATCTTAAATTGGTCTTATCCCCGGACGGATATTTCCAGGTCAGAACAAGCTTTCCAAATTGCTTTGGCGTTGCGGGATGAGGTAGCGGATTTGGAAGCGGCTGGTGCAAAGGTAATTCAAGTAGATGAACCAGCGCTACGTGAGGGTTTACCCCTGAAGATTGAGCGCTGGAATGAGTATCTTTCTTGGGCTGTAGATGCATTTCGGTTGGCGACAGCAGTAGCCCAACCCCAAACCCAAATTCATACGCACATGTGCTATTGCGAATTTGGTGACATTATCAAGGATATTGAACGATTAGATGCTGATGTTATTTCGATTGAAAATAGTCGCAGCAATAATCAAACTTTGCGAGAAATAACAGAGGGTGGCTACTCACATCAAGTTGGTAATGGAGTCTACGATATCCATAGCCCCGTTGTCCCGACAACTGAACAGATTTTACAGCAATTGCGAACTGGAGTCGCTAATTTACCCCTAAAACAAATTTGGGTAAATCCAGATTGCGGTTTGAAAACTCGTCGTTGGTCAGAGGTGATTCCGGCTTTAAAGAACATGGTGGAAGCCACGAAAGTCTTGCGGGAGGAAATTATTACCTCTAATAAGAGTAACTAA
- a CDS encoding DUF1636 domain-containing protein, with translation MLDKQHTLFVCTTCASVWQNSKRVGISGGEQLLQRLQELSQGWELREQFSIQPVECMSACNRSCVIAFVAEGKSTYLFGDLPVDGCASAVLECASQYYTKSDGLLPWSERPEPLKKGILAKIPPLNKWAKLNISCC, from the coding sequence ATGCTTGACAAACAACACACTTTATTTGTTTGCACAACCTGCGCCAGCGTGTGGCAAAACAGTAAACGAGTTGGTATTAGTGGAGGCGAACAACTTCTACAGCGGCTTCAGGAACTCTCACAAGGTTGGGAATTACGAGAACAATTCTCAATTCAGCCAGTTGAATGTATGAGTGCTTGTAACCGTTCTTGTGTCATTGCCTTTGTAGCTGAAGGAAAATCAACCTATCTTTTTGGCGATTTACCAGTTGATGGCTGTGCATCTGCTGTACTGGAATGTGCGAGTCAATACTATACCAAGTCTGATGGTTTATTGCCTTGGTCAGAACGACCTGAACCTTTGAAAAAGGGTATTTTAGCAAAGATTCCGCCACTAAATAAGTGGGCAAAATTAAACATAAGTTGTTGTTAA
- a CDS encoding AraC family transcriptional regulator produces the protein MTITLTLKEQDQLWAEARQNSLQNPEPDEFICQMPRLLGKGYERNIQVYPNILLTVHDLEYHDDVLVKFPESDHPLQFSVDILGVNTDNTLISGAGIQRSWTEENPKFQRSVFVNIHMPPELLGTFFPTVDGEISSQFSFLVKGNDWQTMLQPKKTAAINSAVQQIINCPYQGITKRVFLQARVPELIGLHLTSILVDQGGVQRSPRLKPETITRIYHARDILHSRLENPPSLLELAQLVGVSDRTLKPTFRTSNSSINKLHLEKI, from the coding sequence ATGACGATCACCCTGACGCTGAAAGAACAAGATCAACTGTGGGCAGAAGCCAGACAAAACAGCTTGCAAAACCCAGAACCTGATGAATTTATTTGTCAAATGCCAAGACTTCTCGGCAAGGGCTATGAGCGAAACATCCAAGTGTATCCCAATATCCTGCTTACAGTTCACGATTTGGAATATCACGATGATGTATTGGTGAAATTTCCAGAATCAGATCATCCACTGCAATTTTCTGTCGATATTTTAGGAGTTAACACAGACAATACACTTATCTCTGGTGCAGGCATTCAACGCTCATGGACTGAGGAGAATCCGAAATTCCAACGGAGTGTGTTTGTTAATATTCACATGCCACCTGAGCTATTGGGAACCTTTTTTCCAACAGTGGACGGCGAAATTTCTTCCCAGTTCAGCTTCCTTGTAAAGGGTAATGATTGGCAGACAATGCTACAGCCTAAAAAGACAGCTGCTATCAACTCTGCGGTACAACAAATCATTAATTGTCCCTATCAAGGAATCACTAAGCGGGTGTTTTTGCAGGCAAGAGTCCCAGAATTGATCGGGTTGCACTTAACTTCTATTCTGGTGGATCAAGGTGGAGTGCAAAGGTCGCCACGACTGAAGCCCGAAACTATTACCCGAATTTATCATGCCAGGGATATTTTGCACTCCCGTTTGGAGAATCCACCATCGCTACTGGAATTAGCGCAACTCGTGGGGGTGAGCGATCGCACTCTCAAACCCACATTCCGCACTTCAAATAGTAGTATAAATAAACTACATCTAGAGAAAATCTAA